In the Malania oleifera isolate guangnan ecotype guangnan chromosome 1, ASM2987363v1, whole genome shotgun sequence genome, one interval contains:
- the LOC131151679 gene encoding transcription factor bHLH30-like, whose amino-acid sequence MHPISSFYSNQQSICLQGLISSTAETITGGNSMTPTTSTAEEKAIAACKSHSEAERRRRKRINGHLATLRTLLPNTIKTDKASLLGEVVRRVRELKTAVAEMATSERSVFPGEADEVGVEYCEEGGGGGGGGAAVKASLCCEDRAGLVADLTRALRTVRGKVVRAEMATVGGRTKSVVWLQGLAGAASAGGEKEGIETLRRALKVVIDKPALSCGSGQTLPGNKRPRVGPS is encoded by the exons atgcatcCCATTTCGAGTTTCTATTCGAACCAGCAGAGTATATGTCTCCAGGGACTGATCAGTTCGACAGCGGAGACGATCACCGGCGGAAATTCGATGACTCCGACGACATCGACGGCGGAGGAGAAGGCAATCGCGGCCTGCAAGAGCCACAGCGAGGCCGAGAGGCGGCGCCGGAAGCGCATCAACGGCCACCTCGCCACCCTTCGCACCCTCCTTCCTAACACAATCAAA ACGGACAAGGCGTCGCTGCTGGGGGAGGTGGTGCGGCGGGTGAGGGAGCTGAAGACGGCGGTGGCGGAGATGGCGACGAGCGAGAGGAGCGTGTTTCCGGGGGAGGCGGACGAGGTGGGGGTGGAGTATTGCGAGGagggcggcggcggcggcggcggtggGGCGGCCGTGAAGGCGAGCTTGTGCTGCGAGGACAGGGCTGGGCTGGTGGCGGATCTCACGAGGGCGCTGCGGACGGTGCGGGGGAAGGTGGTGAGGGCAGAGATGGCCACCGTCGGAGGGAGGACCAAGAGCGTGGTGTGGCTGCAAGGCCTCGCCGGCGCCGCCTCTGCCGGCGGTGAGAAGGAAGGGATAGAGACACTGCGAAGGGCGTTGAAGGTGGTTATAGACAAACCGGCTTTGTCGTGTGGGTCGGGCCAGACTTTGCCGGGGAATAAGCGGCCGCGCGTTGGACCatcttag